From Candidatus Zixiibacteriota bacterium, one genomic window encodes:
- a CDS encoding thioredoxin domain-containing protein encodes MVLMAVGLIMALSMSPQSKTPNVEDSNLDSTEHKHTNHLIDEASPYLLSHAHNPVDWYPWGEEALSRARDENKPIFLSIGYAACHWCHVMERESFENESIATILNDGYVCIKVDREQRPDLDEIYMAFTTAMTGRGGWPMSVFLTPDLKPFYTGTYFPPEDSYGQPGFKRIIVELLKTYRTDKNTLTQTAEKVFVQMSARFNSVTQANSTLKQEMIERGVRRLRGSFDDKYGGFGQAPKFPHSLELSLFLRYHQATGDDVFLKAAEKGLTAMARGGIYDHVGGGFARYATDRAWLVPHFEKMLYDNALLTSTYVQAYRSTSRPLYLSVVRQTLDFILREMTDDNGGFFCSLDADSEGEEGRFYTWSKNEIDALLGDKSKLFCDFYNITSGGNFEGRNILNVDSNSDRVRNVTDAEDFDLIAADYIPLLLKARSGRIRPATDDKILTSWNGLALSAMCDGYQITGDKRYLEAARRNAAFVKSTLFEDGALIHAYRNGKQLREEFLEDYAYYVKGLLDLVETDIDHGSEWLEFAVVLAQRAIILFMDENGRWFLRPAGQEDLIVRPRDETDGSTPAPGSVMMTCLLKLNRISGRKEFLDTAEKGLIAISLLLEQSPQAMASALLAVDYYLNDKLEIVVVGDGPVREKMIAEIYRRNLPNVVLAVGPGNCHNVALFQGRESSGQAKAYICRNSVCGLPTETLQDLKMQLDEL; translated from the coding sequence ATGGTGCTCATGGCTGTCGGGCTGATTATGGCTTTGTCAATGTCACCTCAAAGTAAAACACCAAACGTTGAGGATTCGAACCTGGATTCGACCGAACACAAACATACCAACCATCTGATCGACGAAGCTTCTCCCTATCTGTTGTCGCATGCCCACAACCCAGTGGATTGGTACCCTTGGGGCGAGGAAGCCCTGAGTCGCGCCCGGGACGAGAACAAACCGATCTTCCTGTCCATTGGCTACGCCGCCTGTCACTGGTGTCACGTGATGGAGCGTGAGTCGTTCGAAAATGAAAGTATCGCCACCATCCTCAACGATGGCTATGTCTGTATCAAGGTGGACCGCGAACAACGGCCTGATCTGGACGAGATTTACATGGCCTTCACCACCGCCATGACCGGGCGTGGAGGTTGGCCAATGTCGGTGTTCCTCACTCCGGACCTCAAACCTTTCTATACCGGAACCTATTTTCCGCCCGAGGATTCGTATGGACAGCCCGGTTTCAAACGCATTATCGTCGAACTTCTCAAGACCTACCGTACCGATAAGAATACACTGACCCAAACAGCCGAAAAGGTCTTCGTTCAGATGTCAGCCAGATTCAACAGCGTGACACAAGCCAACTCTACTCTCAAGCAAGAGATGATTGAGCGAGGTGTCCGGCGCCTGCGAGGAAGCTTCGATGACAAGTACGGCGGTTTCGGCCAAGCCCCTAAATTTCCTCATTCCCTCGAATTGTCGCTGTTTTTACGGTATCATCAAGCGACCGGCGACGATGTTTTTCTAAAGGCAGCCGAGAAGGGACTGACTGCCATGGCGCGAGGTGGAATCTATGATCACGTCGGGGGGGGCTTCGCACGCTATGCCACCGACCGCGCGTGGTTGGTGCCACATTTCGAAAAGATGCTCTACGACAATGCCCTGCTGACTTCAACCTATGTCCAGGCATACCGATCAACCAGCCGACCACTTTATTTGAGTGTTGTTCGTCAGACCCTCGACTTCATTCTCAGAGAGATGACTGACGATAATGGCGGCTTCTTTTGCTCCCTTGATGCCGACAGCGAGGGAGAAGAAGGGCGATTCTATACCTGGAGCAAGAATGAGATCGACGCTCTTCTGGGTGACAAGTCCAAGCTGTTCTGTGACTTTTATAACATTACATCAGGTGGCAATTTCGAAGGGCGCAACATCCTTAACGTCGACTCCAATTCTGATCGTGTACGAAATGTGACCGATGCTGAAGATTTTGATCTCATAGCTGCAGACTATATTCCCCTGCTACTGAAGGCCCGGTCAGGGAGAATCCGACCGGCTACCGACGACAAGATTCTAACCTCATGGAACGGGCTGGCTCTGAGCGCAATGTGTGATGGCTATCAGATCACCGGCGACAAACGATATCTGGAGGCCGCTCGCCGTAACGCAGCATTTGTGAAATCCACATTGTTTGAAGACGGCGCCCTGATTCATGCCTACCGCAACGGCAAACAGCTGCGGGAGGAATTCCTTGAGGATTACGCCTACTATGTCAAGGGCTTACTTGATCTCGTAGAAACCGATATTGATCACGGTAGTGAGTGGCTGGAGTTTGCAGTGGTGTTAGCTCAACGAGCTATCATACTATTTATGGATGAAAATGGTCGCTGGTTCCTGCGCCCAGCCGGGCAAGAGGATCTCATAGTGCGACCAAGGGACGAAACCGACGGCTCCACGCCCGCCCCTGGATCGGTAATGATGACCTGCCTCTTGAAGCTTAACCGCATATCTGGCCGGAAGGAGTTCCTGGACACAGCAGAGAAAGGGCTAATTGCAATATCCTTACTCCTGGAGCAAAGCCCCCAAGCTATGGCATCCGCCCTTTTGGCTGTCGATTATTATCTCAACGACAAACTAGAAATCGTTGTGGTTGGAGATGGTCCGGTCCGTGAGAAAATGATCGCAGAAATATACCGCCGTAACTTGCCCAATGTTGTCCTCGCAGTTGGTCCCGGTAACTGCCACAACGTGGCCCTTTTTCAAGGTCGTGAGTCATCCGGTCAGGCAAAAGCCTACATCTGCCGCAACTCAGTCTGTGGTCTGCCGACTGAAACTCTGCAAGACCTCAAGATGCAACTGGACGAACTCTGA
- a CDS encoding sigma 54-interacting transcriptional regulator, whose translation MKNTPQDLRFFKVILSSIADGVFTVDSSRTITSFNPAAERITGIPASKAIGRHCSDVFHSDICENCLLEQTLKTGVEAIDRPVSIIDSRGEKIPVSISTAVLKDDDGEVLGAVETFRDLSAIEHLRKELSRTYSIEDIISKSPEMHKLFAIMPDIAQSESTVLIQGPSGSGKELFAHAIHNLSPRADKKLVIINCGTLPHQLFESELFGYVKGAFTDAREDKPGKLASGDGGTVFFDEIGELPFATQVKLLRLLQQREYEPIGGTTPIKADIRIIAATNRDLKGLAAQGKFRDDLYFRLAVVKFGLPSLNQRREDIPYLVDYFIERFNARKGKRILSVNPEVMSVLMQHDYAGNIRELENIVEYGFVVCHGSIIQKEHLPTELLTGTESPSQPSISVSNPIAESIDERNRIISALRHHGGNMTAAAATLGIHRTTLWRKLKRYQITSDQPD comes from the coding sequence GTGAAAAACACACCTCAAGACCTCAGGTTTTTCAAAGTCATTCTTAGTTCTATTGCGGACGGTGTGTTCACGGTTGATAGCAGCCGCACGATCACCAGTTTCAATCCTGCCGCCGAGCGCATCACCGGCATACCGGCCTCAAAAGCTATCGGACGGCATTGTTCGGATGTTTTCCACTCAGACATCTGTGAGAATTGTCTGCTCGAACAGACGCTCAAAACCGGTGTCGAGGCTATCGATCGCCCGGTGAGCATTATCGACAGTCGCGGAGAGAAGATACCGGTCAGTATATCAACAGCTGTGCTCAAGGATGACGATGGCGAGGTTTTAGGTGCGGTGGAGACTTTCAGGGATCTCTCAGCCATCGAACATCTGCGCAAAGAACTCAGCCGGACGTACTCGATTGAGGACATCATCTCCAAGAGCCCTGAAATGCACAAGTTGTTTGCCATCATGCCGGATATTGCTCAGAGCGAAAGTACGGTTCTTATTCAGGGACCATCCGGTTCCGGCAAAGAGCTATTTGCACACGCTATCCATAATCTCAGCCCACGCGCTGACAAAAAGCTGGTCATTATCAATTGTGGTACTCTACCGCACCAGCTGTTTGAATCGGAACTGTTTGGCTACGTCAAGGGTGCTTTCACTGATGCCAGGGAAGATAAGCCGGGCAAACTGGCCAGTGGTGATGGTGGCACCGTGTTTTTCGACGAGATCGGCGAACTTCCATTTGCAACCCAGGTCAAACTTCTACGCCTGCTCCAGCAACGTGAATATGAACCGATCGGTGGAACGACACCCATAAAAGCCGATATCAGGATTATCGCCGCCACCAACCGGGACCTGAAGGGACTGGCAGCTCAGGGAAAATTCCGGGATGACCTGTATTTTCGACTGGCGGTGGTCAAGTTCGGATTGCCATCACTCAACCAACGACGCGAGGATATCCCTTACCTCGTAGATTATTTTATCGAGAGATTCAATGCGCGCAAAGGTAAGCGGATTTTGAGTGTCAATCCGGAGGTGATGAGCGTTTTGATGCAACATGACTACGCCGGCAATATCAGGGAACTCGAAAACATAGTCGAATACGGTTTCGTAGTCTGCCACGGATCAATAATTCAGAAAGAGCACCTGCCAACAGAACTACTCACCGGTACCGAATCACCCAGCCAGCCATCGATATCAGTCAGTAATCCGATTGCTGAGTCCATTGACGAACGGAACCGTATCATCTCCGCCCTGCGACATCATGGCGGCAATATGACAGCCGCCGCCGCTACACTTGGCATTCACAGAACTACCCTTTGGCGCAAGCTAAAACGCTACCAGATCACTTCTGACCAACCCGACTGA
- a CDS encoding CusA/CzcA family heavy metal efflux RND transporter, with translation MKSFFEYALKNRLLVVIGLIVIIMMGVYQYRHLPTDAFPDISPVMVPVFAEAHGMAPEEIERMITFPIESAMNGLPGVTLIKSTSAFGMAVIYVYFGDDVDIYFARQIVAERLAAATAELPEMHDPPALGPISTGLGEVFMYYLEADSTVDTEGKHLTTYLRELNDWVVKYQLQSVSGVTEILSMGGHVLQYQIELDPYALNKYDLSLEDVVETVNSNNRNAGGQFLVLGSEEYLVRGIGLVEELEDLRNLQMKVVRGRPVRLGDVAEVEFGQELRRGVVTRNGVEEVVAGIILKLYGENTSEIIERLELSFAKVQTSLPDGVTLVPYYNQSTLVGSAVNTVLTSLWKGALLVVLVLFLFMGNVRSASIVALSLPICALVAAICMGWAGLSANLMSLGGIAIAIGMLGDASIVIVENASRHLSMERNKGRRKVEVIVAACQEVARPIIFSVLIIIIVFVPLFTLEGVEGKMFSPMAFTVTFALLGSLLAALIFSPALSSYLLKHRATQDPLLVRILKRFYVPYLKWNLRHKLVVLIGSLVAFGGALAYVPHLGTEFIPTLEEGVIQINVVMAPSISLDKATETIMKLEREIVSFEEVEQTIAKIGRPEAGSHPHPVNFANIQLTLKPPASWVNYDNKAQLVEALNERLSLYPGIQLSFTQPIQNLFDELLSGVRTELALKLYGEDLGLLRSLAEEIKDVIKDVPGLVDLSVEQSFGQPQVQIVVDREACARYGASVTDILEVVELAIGGEVIDQVFLHTRRFGIHVRFDEQYRKDPEAIRSLLVHTSEGMLVPLSQLAEVRTEIGPIQINREKNQRRWVISANVRGRDMGGVVKDIKAAVDEHIGLPPGYHLEYGGQFENQERAMSRLVVIVPITFGLILLLLYVSLGSWRFATLIFVNVPLALIGGVLGLFVSGEYLSVPASIGFIALFGIAVQNGLVLVTYINQLLHEGTQMSVAIVEACSQRLRPVLMTALTTILGLVPLLLSQGMGSEVQRPLAVVVVFGLVSSTFLTLVLIPVLYEWFAPKQTQIK, from the coding sequence ATGAAATCCTTTTTTGAGTACGCTCTTAAGAACCGCCTTCTGGTAGTCATTGGCTTGATAGTGATCATAATGATGGGTGTTTACCAGTATCGACACTTACCGACTGATGCCTTCCCGGATATTTCACCGGTAATGGTCCCTGTCTTCGCTGAAGCACACGGTATGGCCCCCGAAGAAATCGAACGAATGATTACCTTTCCAATCGAATCAGCCATGAACGGTCTGCCCGGAGTGACGCTGATTAAGTCGACTTCTGCTTTCGGTATGGCCGTTATATATGTCTATTTCGGTGATGACGTAGACATTTACTTCGCTCGCCAGATAGTAGCCGAGCGCTTGGCTGCCGCTACCGCAGAACTCCCTGAGATGCACGATCCACCTGCGTTGGGGCCGATCTCAACTGGTCTGGGTGAAGTGTTCATGTATTATCTTGAGGCCGACAGTACGGTTGACACCGAGGGCAAGCATCTGACCACTTACCTGCGAGAACTAAACGACTGGGTGGTCAAGTATCAACTGCAATCTGTGTCCGGCGTGACTGAAATTCTCTCGATGGGTGGCCATGTCCTGCAATACCAGATTGAACTCGATCCATACGCACTCAACAAGTACGATCTGTCGCTTGAGGATGTGGTAGAAACCGTCAATTCGAACAACCGAAATGCTGGCGGACAGTTTTTGGTGCTGGGTTCAGAGGAATACCTGGTTCGCGGCATCGGGCTTGTGGAAGAACTTGAGGACCTTCGCAATCTGCAGATGAAAGTTGTGCGAGGTCGCCCGGTACGGTTAGGTGATGTCGCCGAGGTTGAATTCGGTCAGGAACTTCGACGTGGAGTAGTCACACGCAACGGCGTAGAAGAAGTGGTGGCCGGTATCATTTTGAAACTGTATGGCGAAAATACGTCAGAAATAATCGAACGTCTGGAATTATCTTTTGCCAAGGTTCAAACCTCGCTTCCCGACGGTGTGACGCTCGTGCCCTATTACAATCAGAGTACGCTGGTTGGTAGCGCCGTCAATACGGTGCTGACTTCTCTTTGGAAAGGTGCTCTATTGGTAGTTCTCGTGTTGTTCCTTTTCATGGGGAATGTACGCAGTGCCTCAATTGTGGCGTTGTCACTGCCGATCTGTGCTCTAGTCGCTGCTATCTGCATGGGATGGGCGGGACTGTCAGCCAACTTAATGTCGCTGGGGGGAATTGCTATCGCTATCGGGATGCTTGGTGACGCCTCAATTGTCATTGTCGAGAATGCATCGAGGCACCTCAGTATGGAGCGTAACAAAGGCCGGAGAAAGGTCGAGGTGATAGTCGCAGCCTGCCAGGAGGTGGCGCGACCGATCATCTTCTCGGTGCTGATTATCATCATCGTTTTTGTACCACTCTTCACGCTCGAAGGTGTAGAGGGAAAAATGTTTTCTCCGATGGCGTTTACTGTCACCTTTGCACTACTCGGCTCGCTATTGGCAGCTCTGATTTTTTCGCCAGCGTTGTCGTCGTATCTTCTTAAACATCGTGCGACGCAGGACCCTCTACTGGTACGGATTCTCAAGCGGTTCTATGTACCGTATCTAAAATGGAATCTTCGCCACAAGCTGGTGGTGCTGATCGGTTCGCTGGTAGCTTTTGGTGGGGCGCTTGCTTACGTTCCGCATCTCGGCACAGAGTTCATACCGACGTTGGAAGAGGGAGTAATCCAAATCAATGTTGTTATGGCGCCTTCTATTTCGCTCGATAAAGCAACCGAAACGATCATGAAGTTGGAGCGGGAGATCGTTTCCTTTGAAGAAGTGGAGCAGACAATCGCGAAGATCGGCCGACCCGAAGCCGGGAGTCATCCCCACCCCGTCAATTTTGCGAATATTCAACTGACGTTGAAGCCGCCGGCAAGTTGGGTCAATTACGACAACAAGGCACAACTGGTGGAGGCGCTCAACGAACGGTTATCATTGTACCCCGGCATACAGCTCAGTTTCACGCAACCGATCCAGAATCTATTTGATGAACTCCTCTCGGGGGTGCGCACCGAGCTTGCCCTCAAACTGTATGGCGAGGATCTCGGGCTGCTCCGCTCTCTGGCCGAGGAAATCAAAGATGTTATCAAAGATGTCCCCGGTCTGGTTGATCTGTCGGTAGAACAGAGTTTCGGTCAACCCCAGGTTCAAATAGTGGTTGATCGCGAAGCCTGTGCCCGATACGGAGCCAGTGTAACCGACATCCTTGAAGTGGTCGAATTGGCGATCGGCGGTGAGGTGATTGATCAGGTTTTTCTTCATACGCGACGGTTCGGAATCCATGTCCGATTTGACGAACAATATCGCAAAGACCCCGAGGCTATTCGATCGCTGTTAGTACACACATCGGAAGGTATGCTGGTTCCGTTGTCCCAACTGGCCGAAGTCAGGACCGAAATCGGACCGATACAGATCAATCGGGAGAAGAACCAGCGCCGCTGGGTCATCTCGGCCAATGTACGGGGCCGCGACATGGGGGGGGTGGTCAAAGATATCAAAGCGGCCGTAGATGAACATATCGGCCTGCCTCCGGGATACCATTTGGAATACGGGGGTCAATTTGAAAACCAGGAACGGGCGATGAGTCGGCTTGTCGTTATTGTTCCGATCACTTTTGGGTTGATCCTACTGTTGCTTTATGTGTCACTCGGTTCCTGGCGGTTTGCGACGCTCATTTTTGTGAACGTACCTCTGGCTCTAATAGGTGGCGTACTTGGATTGTTTGTCAGCGGGGAGTATTTGTCAGTACCTGCCTCGATTGGGTTTATTGCGTTGTTTGGGATCGCCGTTCAGAACGGACTGGTGCTGGTGACGTATATCAATCAACTGTTGCATGAAGGTACTCAGATGAGCGTGGCGATTGTCGAAGCCTGCTCACAGCGACTGCGACCCGTGCTCATGACAGCATTGACGACTATTCTTGGGTTGGTGCCGCTGCTTCTTTCGCAGGGCATGGGTTCGGAGGTACAACGTCCTTTGGCGGTGGTCGTGGTGTTCGGACTGGTTTCGTCGACTTTCCTGACGCTGGTATTGATCCCGGTATTGTACGAATGGTTTGCTCCGAAGCAAACGCAAATCAAGTAA
- a CDS encoding efflux RND transporter periplasmic adaptor subunit: MTNRILILLLIVLYLASASLFAQDGHEGCDHSSNTVNESTPVVVEAGDHDHDSDAPCDGDDHDEIVVNLSLEAQKMAGLTFARVAPGYIVKTSELPGEVGFNEDRLVHIAPRFAGIALEARCRVGSYVNAGDIVAVVESNESMNSYSIEAPISGWIIERHITPGEYVSGESSIFALADLSTVWVNLAVYPKDAGMVKSGQEVLITAIGSKQQVTGTIDFVTPVLDILTRSSTARVVLPNPDNVWQPGTFVHAQVVTEAGERGLVVEKEAVQLIGEESVIFVVESPDEFVAVEVVVGDSDEHHVRIIEGITEGTEYVAAGAFELKAQIVTSSLSGHAGHGH, from the coding sequence ATGACTAATCGCATTTTGATACTACTATTGATAGTGCTGTACCTGGCATCGGCATCGCTGTTTGCTCAAGACGGACACGAAGGATGTGATCACAGTAGTAACACAGTTAATGAGTCGACGCCAGTTGTTGTGGAAGCAGGCGACCACGACCATGATTCCGATGCTCCGTGCGATGGAGATGACCATGATGAAATCGTAGTGAACCTGTCACTCGAGGCTCAGAAAATGGCAGGGCTAACTTTTGCGCGGGTGGCACCGGGGTATATTGTTAAAACGAGTGAATTGCCCGGTGAAGTCGGTTTCAACGAAGATCGATTGGTTCACATTGCACCGCGGTTTGCCGGAATAGCACTTGAGGCACGGTGTCGGGTGGGCAGCTATGTCAACGCCGGCGACATTGTCGCGGTGGTTGAGAGTAATGAGAGCATGAACTCGTATTCGATAGAAGCGCCGATCTCGGGTTGGATCATTGAGAGACACATAACTCCCGGCGAGTATGTTTCCGGCGAAAGCAGTATCTTCGCGCTGGCCGATCTTTCCACCGTCTGGGTCAATCTGGCTGTTTATCCCAAAGACGCCGGTATGGTCAAATCCGGTCAGGAAGTGCTTATTACGGCGATTGGGTCCAAGCAACAAGTGACAGGCACCATTGATTTTGTAACTCCCGTGCTGGACATACTCACCCGGAGCAGCACAGCACGAGTCGTTCTGCCTAATCCGGACAATGTCTGGCAACCGGGAACGTTTGTTCACGCACAGGTCGTTACTGAAGCCGGGGAACGAGGGCTGGTAGTTGAAAAAGAGGCAGTGCAGTTGATTGGTGAGGAGAGCGTCATCTTTGTAGTTGAAAGCCCTGACGAATTTGTCGCTGTGGAAGTAGTCGTGGGTGATTCAGATGAACATCATGTTCGCATCATAGAGGGGATAACCGAAGGGACCGAGTATGTGGCCGCAGGTGCCTTCGAGTTGAAAGCCCAGATCGTTACCAGTTCCTTGAGTGGTCATGCCGGTCACGGACATTGA
- a CDS encoding OsmC family protein has protein sequence MLSVKMDWKGGLKFEGTSAYGHTIITDGGKKFGGEESGYKPTELLFYGIAGCTGIDVVRVMEQKRQPLKELTVEVSAHQNDEYPKPFHTVEIKFIARGDNVDEKALARAIELSESKYCVVSQTIKSEAKVTTSYEIITD, from the coding sequence ATGTTATCAGTGAAAATGGATTGGAAAGGTGGTCTGAAATTTGAAGGGACCAGTGCGTATGGCCACACAATCATAACCGACGGCGGCAAGAAGTTCGGCGGCGAGGAATCCGGCTACAAACCGACCGAGCTGCTCTTCTATGGCATCGCCGGCTGTACCGGCATCGACGTCGTCCGCGTTATGGAACAGAAACGCCAGCCCCTGAAAGAACTAACCGTCGAAGTCTCCGCCCACCAAAACGATGAATATCCCAAACCGTTTCATACGGTCGAGATCAAGTTTATCGCCAGGGGGGACAACGTCGATGAAAAGGCGCTCGCCCGGGCCATCGAGTTATCCGAGAGCAAGTATTGCGTGGTCAGCCAGACGATCAAGAGCGAAGCAAAAGTGACAACCAGCTATGAGATTATCACTGATTAA
- a CDS encoding TolC family protein produces the protein MKGRLYTLVLLTLLLLSALTAPASGSDRWEAPFAIIEATVGVDDSVLTLPELLHLVATRNPLLPSLDLRREAAQGEITQAGVRPNPELEAELGGVTWDTPGFDESEIGVSLSQEFELFGQRGARRKVAEAEWQTSEFDARVAAFDLYLETRVRYFALAHAQVQYDLSDISIGLAEDIVATIQQRIEQGAALQSELLLAQLELQRARLASGEVELDFETAQISLASLWAGDPGIRVVVPAEPDFKSVLDRITESIADSTRELITLDRHREELKAQRYLADAEAKPNLTLSSGYTRLVADKSNSLMFGISLPLPFRDQNHGVLQSLDAEIQRIDFERRQAQIESMAAVASGLARLRQLNNRHTALNAELLPTAEETYQTMQVLYQSGRLPYTNLLEANRALVELRFERNDIVLAFREQIIAMERLGGKILQAHEETNND, from the coding sequence ATGAAAGGACGATTGTATACACTGGTGTTATTGACGCTACTATTATTATCTGCGCTGACAGCACCCGCAAGTGGATCTGACCGTTGGGAAGCCCCGTTTGCTATCATCGAGGCAACGGTCGGAGTCGATGATTCGGTTTTGACCCTTCCAGAATTGTTGCATCTGGTTGCTACGCGAAATCCGTTGTTGCCATCTCTTGACCTGAGACGAGAGGCGGCGCAGGGCGAGATTACCCAGGCCGGAGTCCGACCCAATCCGGAGCTTGAGGCTGAGCTTGGCGGAGTGACCTGGGATACTCCCGGTTTCGACGAATCTGAAATCGGAGTTTCCTTGTCTCAGGAGTTTGAGCTTTTCGGACAACGAGGAGCCCGAAGGAAAGTAGCTGAAGCTGAATGGCAAACATCTGAATTCGATGCCAGGGTGGCCGCGTTTGATCTCTATCTGGAGACGCGAGTTCGCTATTTCGCGCTGGCTCATGCCCAGGTACAGTATGATCTCTCGGACATTTCGATTGGGTTAGCTGAAGACATTGTAGCCACAATCCAGCAGCGAATTGAGCAAGGGGCAGCACTTCAGTCGGAATTGCTACTGGCCCAACTGGAACTTCAGCGTGCCAGACTGGCCAGCGGGGAGGTGGAACTGGACTTTGAGACCGCCCAAATTTCACTCGCGTCATTGTGGGCAGGAGATCCCGGAATCAGAGTGGTCGTGCCTGCCGAGCCGGATTTCAAATCTGTTTTGGACCGAATCACTGAATCTATAGCTGACTCGACCCGAGAGTTAATAACTTTGGACCGTCACCGGGAAGAATTGAAAGCCCAGCGATACCTGGCAGATGCCGAGGCAAAACCCAATCTCACTTTGAGCAGCGGTTACACACGGCTGGTCGCTGACAAGTCCAACTCTCTGATGTTTGGTATCTCCCTGCCGTTACCGTTTAGGGATCAGAATCATGGCGTTCTGCAGAGCCTGGATGCCGAAATCCAACGGATCGATTTTGAACGTCGGCAGGCACAGATAGAGAGTATGGCGGCGGTTGCATCCGGACTGGCACGTTTGAGACAGCTGAATAACCGCCATACCGCCCTTAACGCCGAGTTACTTCCGACTGCGGAGGAAACGTATCAGACGATGCAGGTTCTGTATCAGTCGGGCCGACTGCCATACACCAATCTATTGGAGGCAAATCGGGCACTGGTGGAGCTAAGATTCGAACGTAATGACATAGTGCTCGCTTTTCGCGAGCAGATAATAGCAATGGAACGGCTTGGAGGAAAAATCCTTCAGGCTCACGAGGAAACAAACAATGACTAA
- a CDS encoding DUF302 domain-containing protein, translated as MDDQFALRMESDKSFDAVVENIEKQTADHKFRVLVVHDIQATLAEKGLQRNPLKIIEVCNAKFAYEALKKEIGVALFMPCRFAVHSDGDRTIIDLARPSMIAQMLPQAGLDDLATDVEKTLVEIMKASV; from the coding sequence ATGGATGACCAGTTTGCCTTGAGGATGGAATCGGACAAGTCGTTTGACGCGGTAGTCGAGAACATCGAGAAACAAACTGCGGATCACAAGTTCCGGGTTCTGGTTGTTCATGATATTCAGGCTACTCTGGCCGAAAAAGGGTTGCAACGCAACCCGCTTAAGATCATTGAGGTCTGCAACGCGAAGTTTGCCTATGAGGCGCTCAAAAAGGAAATCGGGGTGGCATTGTTTATGCCGTGCCGGTTCGCCGTCCACAGCGATGGCGATAGAACCATCATTGACCTGGCTCGCCCCTCAATGATCGCCCAGATGTTGCCTCAGGCCGGTCTGGATGACCTTGCCACTGATGTCGAGAAAACTCTGGTCGAAATCATGAAGGCTTCGGTGTAG
- a CDS encoding zinc ribbon domain-containing protein produces MPLFKFQCIDCQEQFEELVLSSSEKPSCLKCASGNVVKMVSLISSKGIASGCGSSCVPSKCGSAKAG; encoded by the coding sequence ATGCCGCTATTTAAATTTCAGTGCATAGATTGTCAGGAACAGTTCGAGGAACTTGTTCTCAGTAGCAGCGAAAAACCCTCCTGCCTAAAATGCGCGTCGGGAAATGTGGTCAAGATGGTGTCGTTGATTTCATCGAAGGGGATTGCTTCCGGCTGTGGCTCATCATGCGTGCCGAGCAAATGCGGCAGCGCCAAAGCCGGCTGA